From a single Arthrobacter sp. SLBN-112 genomic region:
- the lgt gene encoding prolipoprotein diacylglyceryl transferase codes for MQPLLQAAALVPALAPASIPSPDWSGFDIPLPWGSLRIHAYALCILAGIVVGLWLTSVRWAKRGAPEGSVWDIVIWAIPFGIIGGRLYHVVSSPDAYFGPGFDGTGDLSLIPQIQRGGLGIWGAVVLGAVGAWIGCRRSGVKLSAFVDAAAPGLLLAQAVGRWGNYFNQELFGGPTTLPWGLQVDADNPNFPAGMPADTLFHPTFLYESLWNLAGVVILLALDRRFTFRRSRLFWLYAMYYTLGRVWIEAMRIDDAEQISIFGITTRLNVWTSIFVFLAALTAFILLGLKGRPDPDTVYLPGREPEKTAEPGTEAAAGHEVRDPDDVVSDSDSRGNLPDSHSGSRHASDPTEEAAAAPAGSKPGPDATAAGHSGSTATGPAPEAGTSK; via the coding sequence ATGCAGCCACTCCTTCAGGCAGCCGCGCTGGTGCCCGCCCTTGCGCCCGCCAGCATCCCCAGCCCGGACTGGTCCGGCTTCGACATTCCCCTGCCGTGGGGCAGCCTGCGGATCCACGCCTACGCGCTGTGCATCCTCGCCGGAATCGTCGTGGGCCTCTGGCTGACGTCCGTCCGCTGGGCCAAGCGCGGTGCCCCTGAAGGCAGTGTCTGGGACATCGTCATCTGGGCCATCCCCTTCGGCATCATCGGGGGCCGGCTCTACCACGTGGTCTCGTCACCGGATGCCTACTTCGGGCCTGGCTTCGACGGCACCGGGGACCTCTCGCTGATCCCGCAGATCCAGCGCGGCGGGCTGGGGATCTGGGGCGCCGTCGTCCTCGGTGCCGTCGGCGCCTGGATCGGCTGCCGCCGCAGCGGCGTCAAACTGAGCGCATTCGTCGACGCCGCTGCGCCGGGCCTGCTCCTGGCCCAGGCCGTTGGCCGGTGGGGCAACTACTTCAACCAGGAACTCTTCGGCGGTCCCACCACCCTGCCGTGGGGCCTCCAGGTCGACGCAGACAACCCAAACTTTCCTGCAGGCATGCCCGCGGACACCCTGTTCCACCCCACGTTCCTCTACGAATCGCTGTGGAACCTGGCCGGCGTCGTGATCCTGCTTGCCCTGGACCGGCGCTTCACCTTCCGCCGAAGCCGGCTCTTCTGGCTGTACGCCATGTACTACACCCTGGGCCGGGTCTGGATCGAGGCAATGCGCATCGACGACGCTGAACAGATCAGCATCTTTGGCATCACCACCAGGCTCAACGTGTGGACCAGCATCTTCGTGTTCCTGGCAGCCCTGACCGCCTTCATCCTCCTGGGACTCAAGGGCAGGCCGGATCCGGACACCGTATACCTGCCGGGCCGTGAACCGGAGAAGACTGCGGAGCCGGGAACGGAGGCGGCGGCCGGTCATGAAGTCCGGGATCCGGACGACGTTGTCTCAGATAGTGATTCGCGTGGTAATCTCCCTGATAGCCACAGCGGTTCCAGGCATGCTTCCGACCCCACGGAAGAAGCCGCGGCGGCACCGGCCGGCTCAAAGCCCGGACCGGATGCAACGGCGGCCGGACATTCCGGCAGCACAGCCACAGGACCCGCACCGGAAGCCGGCACCAGTAAGTAG
- the gltB gene encoding glutamate synthase large subunit: MTQTLHTPSWSEPDQPETAMSPFKRFAAMPEAAGLYNPEQEKDACGLAIIATLRGEPGYDIVDAALTALRNLEHRGAVGADEGTGDGAGLLMQIPDEFFRAVTEFELPAPGQYVAGTAFLPAEQREADAAKAGIEGLAADEGLKVLGWREVPVVADLVGAMARACMPYFSQPFLASATGEELDRNELDSRAWRIRKRAQNKFGVYFPSLSSRTIVYKGMLTTAQLEPFYPDLSDKRFKTKLAIVHSRFSTNTFPSWPLAQPFRTIAHNGEINTVKGNRNWMRARQSQLANPLLGDSPEELYPICTPGASDSASFDEVAELLWLSGRPITHSIMMMIPEAWENHATMDPARRAFYEYHSLLMEPWDGPAAVSFTDGNLVGATLDRNGLRPGRFWITEDGLIVFASEVGVIDVEPSKVVKKGRVSPGRMFLVDTEAGRIIDDEEVKAEVAAANPWAEWVKDNLIDLNELPEREHVVHTAASVNIRQRTFGYTTEELKILLGPMARTGAEPLGAMGSDTPVAVLSKRPRLLFDYFVQSFAQVTNPPLDAIREELVTSLTCAIGPNGNLLDTKQVRQPQVQLPFPVINNDQLAKIANIEDADGNRVAMKVRGLYRPEGGENALRARLTEICEQVSGAINRGVQYVVLSDRDSNAQWAPIPSLLLVSAVHHHLLRSANRTKTALVVEAGDVRETHHVAVLIGYGASAVNPYLAMESVEQLIAAGDVTGVTPQDGVYNLIKGLGKGVLKIMSKMGISTVASYTGAQTFEALGLGQELVDEFFAGTHSQLGGVGLDVIAAEVSARHQMAYPEGGIEQPHRPLLGGGEYQWRRDGEPHLFNPETVFRLQHATRERRYDIFKAYTRGVDDQSTNLMTLRGLLKFKNDRPSVPLEEVEPVSSIVKRFSTGAMSYGSISQEAHETLAIAMNQLGGKSNTGEGGEDVDRLLDPKRRSAVKQIASGRFGVTSLYLTNADDIQIKMAQGAKPGEGGQLMAQKVYPWVARTRHSTPGVGLISPPPHHDIYSIEDLAQLIYDAKRANPSARVHVKLVSEVGIGTVASGVTKAKADVVLVSGHDGGTGASPLNSLKHAGVPWELGLAETQQTLMLNGLRDRVVVQVDGQLKTGRDVVIAALLGGEEFGFATAPLVVEGCIMMRVCHLDTCPVGVATQNPELRARFSGKPEFVVNFFEFLAEEVREILAELGFRSLEEAIGHAEVLDTREAINHWKADGLDLDPILHGLEFDDDAPLRNMTGQNHELDKHFDQRLITMATEALTDRSPVKIAVDVINTDRSVGTMLGHVVTKTFGTDVLATDTIDITLNGTAGQSLGAFLPAGITLRLYGDSNDYVGKGLSGGRIIVRPDRTNVFKAETNVIAGNVIGYGATSGEMFLRGQVGERFLVRNSGATAVVEGIGDHGCEYMTGGQTLIIGRTGRNFGAGMSGGTAYVLDLDTAKVNKDALQSGELQLRELDAEDRDIVHGLLVKHVEETDSQLAARLLENFDDTAARITKVLPRDYAAVLQTRLDAIEEGLDPDGEEVWSRILEVTGG, encoded by the coding sequence ATGACCCAAACTCTTCACACTCCCAGCTGGTCTGAACCGGACCAGCCTGAGACTGCAATGTCGCCGTTCAAGCGCTTCGCAGCCATGCCGGAGGCCGCCGGGCTCTACAACCCGGAACAGGAGAAGGACGCCTGCGGACTGGCGATTATCGCCACCCTGCGCGGCGAACCCGGGTACGACATCGTCGACGCCGCCCTGACCGCCCTGCGCAACCTGGAGCACCGCGGTGCCGTGGGTGCCGATGAGGGTACGGGCGACGGCGCGGGCCTGCTCATGCAGATCCCGGACGAGTTCTTCCGCGCTGTCACTGAGTTCGAGCTGCCCGCTCCCGGCCAGTACGTTGCCGGTACCGCCTTCCTGCCTGCGGAGCAGCGCGAGGCCGACGCCGCCAAGGCAGGCATTGAGGGCCTGGCCGCCGATGAGGGCCTGAAGGTCCTGGGCTGGCGCGAAGTGCCGGTGGTCGCCGACCTCGTGGGCGCCATGGCCCGCGCCTGCATGCCCTACTTCTCCCAGCCCTTCCTGGCATCCGCCACCGGCGAGGAACTGGACCGCAACGAGCTCGACTCCCGCGCCTGGCGCATCCGCAAGCGCGCGCAGAACAAGTTCGGCGTGTACTTCCCCTCGCTCTCCTCGCGCACCATCGTCTACAAGGGCATGCTCACCACTGCCCAGCTGGAGCCGTTCTACCCGGACCTCTCCGACAAGCGGTTCAAGACCAAGCTCGCGATCGTGCACTCGCGTTTCTCCACCAACACCTTCCCGTCCTGGCCGCTGGCCCAGCCGTTCCGGACCATTGCACACAACGGTGAAATCAACACCGTCAAGGGCAACCGGAACTGGATGCGGGCCCGCCAGTCCCAGCTGGCCAACCCGCTGCTGGGCGACTCCCCGGAAGAGCTGTACCCCATCTGCACCCCGGGTGCCTCGGACTCCGCGTCCTTCGATGAGGTAGCGGAGCTGCTGTGGCTCTCCGGCCGGCCCATCACGCACTCGATCATGATGATGATCCCGGAGGCCTGGGAAAACCATGCCACCATGGATCCGGCCCGCCGCGCCTTCTACGAGTACCACTCCCTGCTGATGGAGCCGTGGGACGGCCCCGCCGCCGTCTCTTTCACCGACGGCAACCTGGTGGGCGCCACCCTGGACCGTAACGGCCTGCGCCCCGGCCGCTTCTGGATCACCGAGGACGGCCTGATCGTCTTCGCCTCCGAGGTGGGCGTGATCGACGTCGAACCCTCCAAGGTGGTCAAGAAGGGCCGCGTGTCCCCGGGCAGGATGTTCCTGGTGGACACCGAAGCCGGCCGCATCATCGACGACGAAGAGGTCAAGGCCGAAGTCGCCGCCGCCAACCCGTGGGCGGAATGGGTCAAGGACAACCTGATCGACCTCAATGAGCTGCCCGAGCGCGAGCACGTGGTGCACACCGCCGCGTCGGTGAACATCCGCCAGCGCACCTTCGGCTACACCACCGAGGAACTGAAGATCCTGCTCGGCCCCATGGCCCGCACCGGCGCCGAGCCGCTGGGCGCCATGGGCTCCGATACCCCGGTGGCCGTGCTGTCCAAGCGCCCGCGGCTGCTGTTCGACTACTTCGTGCAGTCCTTCGCGCAGGTCACCAACCCGCCGCTGGACGCCATCCGTGAAGAACTGGTCACGTCGCTGACCTGTGCCATCGGCCCCAATGGCAACCTGCTGGACACCAAGCAGGTCCGCCAGCCCCAGGTCCAGCTGCCCTTCCCGGTGATCAACAACGATCAGCTCGCCAAGATCGCCAACATCGAGGACGCCGACGGCAACCGCGTGGCCATGAAGGTCCGCGGCCTCTACCGCCCCGAAGGCGGCGAAAACGCGCTCCGCGCCCGGCTCACCGAGATCTGTGAGCAGGTCTCCGGCGCCATCAACCGCGGCGTGCAGTACGTCGTGCTGTCCGACCGCGATTCCAACGCCCAGTGGGCGCCCATCCCGTCGCTGCTGCTGGTCAGCGCCGTGCACCACCACCTGCTGCGCAGCGCCAACCGCACCAAGACCGCCCTGGTGGTCGAGGCCGGCGACGTCCGCGAGACCCACCACGTGGCCGTCCTCATCGGCTATGGCGCCTCTGCCGTCAACCCGTACCTGGCCATGGAATCGGTGGAGCAGCTCATCGCTGCCGGCGACGTCACCGGCGTCACCCCGCAGGACGGCGTCTACAACCTGATCAAGGGCCTGGGCAAGGGCGTCCTGAAGATCATGTCCAAGATGGGCATCTCCACCGTGGCGTCCTACACCGGTGCGCAGACCTTCGAGGCGCTGGGCCTGGGCCAGGAACTGGTGGATGAATTCTTCGCCGGCACCCACTCGCAGCTGGGTGGCGTGGGCCTGGACGTCATCGCCGCGGAAGTTTCCGCACGGCACCAGATGGCCTACCCCGAGGGCGGCATCGAGCAGCCGCACCGCCCCCTGCTGGGCGGCGGCGAGTACCAGTGGCGCCGCGACGGCGAACCCCACCTGTTCAACCCGGAGACCGTCTTCCGGCTGCAGCACGCCACGCGTGAACGCCGCTACGACATCTTCAAGGCCTACACCAGGGGAGTGGACGACCAGTCCACCAACCTGATGACCCTCCGCGGCCTGCTCAAGTTCAAGAACGACCGCCCATCTGTTCCCCTTGAGGAAGTGGAGCCCGTCTCCAGCATCGTCAAGCGGTTCTCCACCGGCGCGATGAGCTACGGCTCCATCTCCCAGGAGGCGCACGAGACGCTGGCCATCGCCATGAACCAGCTGGGCGGCAAGTCCAACACCGGTGAAGGCGGCGAGGACGTTGACCGCCTGCTCGACCCCAAGCGCCGCTCCGCGGTCAAGCAGATCGCGTCCGGCCGTTTCGGCGTCACCAGCCTCTACCTGACCAACGCGGACGACATCCAGATCAAGATGGCCCAGGGCGCCAAGCCCGGCGAAGGCGGCCAGCTGATGGCGCAGAAGGTCTACCCGTGGGTGGCCCGGACGCGGCACTCGACCCCCGGCGTCGGACTCATCTCCCCGCCCCCGCACCACGACATCTACTCGATCGAGGACCTGGCGCAGCTCATCTACGATGCCAAGCGCGCCAACCCCTCGGCGAGGGTCCACGTGAAGCTTGTCTCGGAAGTCGGGATCGGCACCGTGGCGTCCGGCGTGACCAAGGCCAAGGCCGACGTCGTACTGGTCTCCGGGCATGACGGCGGCACCGGCGCCTCGCCGCTGAACTCGCTCAAGCACGCCGGCGTCCCCTGGGAGCTCGGCCTGGCCGAAACGCAGCAGACGCTGATGCTCAACGGCCTGCGCGACCGCGTGGTGGTGCAGGTGGACGGCCAGCTCAAGACCGGCCGCGACGTAGTGATCGCCGCGCTGCTGGGCGGTGAAGAGTTCGGCTTCGCCACCGCTCCGCTGGTGGTGGAAGGCTGCATCATGATGCGCGTCTGCCACCTGGACACCTGCCCCGTGGGCGTGGCCACCCAGAACCCGGAACTGCGGGCACGCTTCAGCGGCAAGCCGGAGTTCGTGGTCAACTTCTTCGAGTTCCTCGCCGAGGAAGTCCGCGAGATCCTGGCCGAGCTTGGCTTCCGCAGCCTTGAGGAGGCCATCGGGCACGCCGAGGTCCTGGATACCCGCGAAGCGATCAACCACTGGAAGGCCGACGGCCTGGACCTGGACCCGATCCTGCACGGCCTGGAGTTCGACGACGACGCGCCGCTGCGCAACATGACCGGCCAGAACCATGAGCTGGACAAGCACTTCGACCAGCGCCTGATCACCATGGCCACCGAAGCGCTGACCGACCGCAGCCCCGTGAAGATCGCGGTGGACGTCATCAACACCGACCGTTCCGTCGGCACCATGCTGGGCCACGTGGTCACCAAGACCTTCGGCACCGACGTGCTGGCCACCGACACGATCGACATCACGCTGAACGGCACCGCCGGCCAGTCCCTGGGCGCGTTCCTGCCCGCGGGCATCACCCTGCGGCTCTACGGCGACTCGAACGACTACGTGGGCAAGGGTCTCTCCGGCGGCCGGATCATCGTCCGCCCGGACCGGACCAACGTCTTCAAGGCGGAGACCAACGTCATCGCCGGCAACGTCATCGGCTACGGCGCCACCAGCGGCGAGATGTTCCTGCGCGGCCAGGTGGGCGAACGCTTCCTGGTCCGCAACTCCGGTGCCACCGCCGTCGTCGAAGGCATTGGCGACCATGGCTGCGAGTACATGACCGGCGGCCAGACGCTGATCATCGGGCGCACCGGCCGCAACTTCGGCGCCGGCATGTCCGGCGGCACCGCCTACGTCCTTGACCTGGACACTGCCAAGGTCAACAAGGACGCCCTGCAGTCCGGCGAACTCCAGCTCCGCGAGCTGGACGCCGAGGACCGCGACATCGTGCACGGCCTGCTGGTCAAGCACGTTGAAGAAACTGACTCCCAGCTGGCGGCGCGCCTCCTCGAGAACTTCGATGACACCGCCGCCCGCATTACCAAGGTGCTGCCGCGCGACTACGCGGCCGTGCTGCAAACCCGTCTCGACGCCATCGAAGAGGGCCTTGACCCCGACGGCGAAGAAGTATGGTCTCGAATCCTGGAGGTGACCGGTGGCTGA
- a CDS encoding glutamate synthase subunit beta: MADPRGFLKVRQRETQPRRPVPVRIMDWKEVYEAQEKGTLKAQAGRCMDCGVPFCHQGCPLGNLIPEWNDLMWRDKGEEAIERLHATNNFPEFTGRLCPAPCEASCVLGINQPAVTIKQVEVSIIDEAWDNGWVSPLPPARLTGKTVAVVGSGPAGLAVAQQLTRVGHTVAVYERDDKIGGLLRYGIPDFKMEKEQVDRRVEQMKAEGTRFRTGVSVGTDVTWEQLRRRYDAVVVCTGATVPRDLPIPGRELDGIHFAMDYLVPANRAVAGETIENQINAHGKHVVILGGGDTGADCLGTAHRHGAASVTTLAIGKQPPSERAGHQPWPTFPTLFEVASAHEEGGERTYLASTVEFVGENGKLTGVKVAETEFVDGKRLPKAGTERIIPADLVFLSLGFTGAEPAGITEQVHAEFDGRGNVARDGYYMTNTEGVFVAGDAGRGQSLIVWAIAEGRAAAAAVDKYLMGSTILPAPVAPTDRAIAVL; this comes from the coding sequence GTGGCTGATCCACGCGGATTTCTGAAAGTACGCCAGCGTGAAACCCAGCCACGCCGTCCCGTTCCCGTCCGCATCATGGACTGGAAAGAGGTTTATGAGGCGCAGGAAAAGGGCACGCTGAAGGCGCAGGCCGGCCGCTGCATGGACTGCGGCGTCCCGTTCTGCCACCAGGGCTGCCCGCTGGGCAACCTCATTCCCGAGTGGAACGACCTCATGTGGCGGGACAAGGGCGAAGAAGCAATCGAGCGCCTGCACGCCACGAACAACTTCCCCGAGTTCACCGGCCGGCTCTGCCCGGCACCCTGCGAGGCGTCCTGTGTGCTGGGGATCAACCAGCCCGCAGTCACCATCAAGCAGGTGGAAGTCTCGATCATCGACGAGGCGTGGGACAACGGCTGGGTCAGCCCGCTGCCGCCCGCACGCCTGACCGGCAAGACCGTTGCTGTCGTCGGCTCCGGCCCTGCCGGCCTGGCCGTCGCCCAGCAGCTCACCCGCGTGGGACACACCGTTGCCGTCTACGAGCGGGACGACAAGATCGGCGGCCTGCTGCGCTACGGCATCCCCGACTTCAAGATGGAAAAGGAGCAGGTGGACCGCCGCGTTGAGCAGATGAAGGCCGAGGGCACCCGCTTCCGGACCGGCGTCTCCGTGGGCACCGACGTCACCTGGGAGCAGCTGCGCAGGCGCTACGACGCCGTCGTGGTCTGCACGGGTGCCACCGTCCCGCGCGACCTGCCTATTCCGGGCCGCGAGCTGGACGGCATCCACTTCGCCATGGACTACCTGGTGCCGGCCAACCGCGCGGTTGCCGGGGAAACCATCGAGAACCAGATCAACGCCCACGGCAAGCACGTGGTGATCCTGGGCGGTGGCGATACCGGTGCCGACTGCCTGGGTACGGCGCACCGGCACGGTGCCGCCTCGGTGACCACCCTGGCGATCGGCAAGCAGCCGCCGTCGGAGCGTGCCGGCCACCAGCCGTGGCCCACGTTCCCCACCCTTTTCGAGGTAGCCAGCGCCCATGAGGAAGGCGGCGAACGCACCTACCTCGCCTCCACGGTCGAGTTCGTTGGCGAGAACGGCAAGCTGACCGGCGTCAAGGTGGCCGAGACCGAATTCGTCGATGGCAAGCGCCTCCCGAAGGCCGGCACCGAGCGGATCATCCCCGCCGACCTGGTGTTCCTGTCCCTCGGCTTTACCGGCGCTGAACCTGCCGGCATCACCGAGCAGGTGCACGCCGAATTCGACGGCCGCGGGAACGTGGCCCGCGACGGCTACTACATGACCAACACCGAAGGTGTCTTCGTGGCAGGCGACGCCGGCCGCGGGCAGTCCCTGATCGTGTGGGCCATCGCCGAAGGCCGCGCCGCCGCTGCCGCCGTGGACAAGTACCTGATGGGAAGCACCATCCTTCCCGCTCCCGTAGCGCCGACGGACCGGGCCATCGCCGTCCTCTAG
- the pyk gene encoding pyruvate kinase → MRRAKIVATFGPAIASYENTLAVLEAGVDVARMNMSHGDYTVHDNTYENVRKAAADLGKAVAIMADLQGPKIRLGRFVDGPHALAVGDIFTITTEDVPGTQEICSTTLKSLTEDVKVGDALLIDDGKVALRAVEVDDVKVVTTVTVGGMVSNNKGINLPGVAVNVPALSEKDEDDLRWAMRRGVDLVALSFVRDASDITRVHEIMDEEGRRVPVIAKIEKPQAVEQLPEIIDAFDAIMVARGDLGVELPLEEVPIVQKRAIELARRWAKPVIVATQVLESMIDNPRPTRAEASDCANAVLDGADAVMLSGETSVGKYPIETVKTMARIIESTEVHGLERVPPLGTKPRTRGGAITRAAVEIADQLDAKYICAFTQSGDSARRLSRLRPIKPVFAFTPVEQVWNQLALTWGIQPVLVQMVDHTDAMTAQVDRSLEEMGLVQDGDLVVIAAGSPPGKAGSTNSLKVHKVGDLADSTYAGEVTSNKEKLGPWPEKKKKA, encoded by the coding sequence ATGAGACGCGCAAAAATTGTGGCTACGTTTGGCCCGGCAATTGCCAGCTATGAAAACACCCTCGCGGTGCTGGAAGCCGGCGTTGACGTGGCCCGCATGAACATGAGCCACGGCGACTACACCGTGCATGACAACACCTATGAGAACGTCCGCAAGGCAGCAGCCGACCTTGGCAAAGCCGTTGCCATCATGGCCGACCTGCAGGGCCCCAAGATCCGCCTGGGCCGCTTCGTGGACGGCCCGCACGCGCTGGCCGTGGGTGACATCTTCACCATCACCACCGAGGACGTTCCCGGTACCCAGGAAATCTGCTCCACCACCCTGAAGAGCCTCACCGAGGACGTCAAGGTGGGCGACGCCCTGCTGATCGACGACGGCAAGGTGGCACTGCGCGCCGTCGAGGTGGACGACGTCAAGGTTGTCACCACGGTGACAGTGGGCGGCATGGTGTCCAACAACAAGGGCATCAACCTTCCCGGCGTGGCCGTCAACGTTCCCGCCCTGAGCGAAAAGGATGAGGACGACCTCCGCTGGGCCATGCGCCGCGGTGTTGACCTGGTGGCCCTGTCCTTCGTGCGTGACGCCTCCGACATCACGCGCGTGCACGAGATCATGGACGAGGAAGGCCGCCGCGTGCCGGTCATCGCCAAGATCGAAAAGCCGCAGGCCGTTGAGCAGCTGCCCGAAATCATTGACGCGTTCGACGCCATCATGGTGGCCCGTGGCGACCTTGGCGTAGAGCTTCCGCTGGAGGAAGTGCCGATCGTCCAGAAGCGCGCCATTGAACTGGCCCGCCGCTGGGCCAAGCCGGTCATCGTGGCCACGCAGGTCCTGGAATCCATGATCGACAACCCGCGCCCCACCCGTGCAGAGGCTTCCGACTGTGCCAACGCCGTCCTGGACGGTGCTGACGCCGTCATGCTCTCCGGCGAGACCAGCGTGGGCAAGTACCCGATCGAAACCGTCAAGACCATGGCCCGGATCATCGAATCCACCGAGGTCCATGGCCTGGAGCGCGTCCCCCCGCTGGGCACCAAGCCCAGGACCCGCGGCGGCGCCATCACCCGTGCCGCCGTCGAAATTGCCGACCAGCTGGACGCCAAGTACATCTGTGCGTTCACCCAGTCCGGCGACTCCGCACGCCGGCTCTCCCGCCTGCGTCCCATCAAGCCGGTCTTCGCCTTCACCCCGGTGGAGCAGGTCTGGAACCAGCTGGCGCTGACCTGGGGTATCCAGCCGGTACTGGTCCAGATGGTGGACCACACCGATGCGATGACCGCGCAGGTGGACCGCAGCCTCGAGGAAATGGGACTCGTCCAGGACGGTGACCTGGTGGTTATCGCCGCCGGGTCCCCTCCCGGAAAGGCCGGCTCCACGAACTCTCTTAAGGTGCACAAGGTGGGCGACCTCGCGGACTCCACTTATGCGGGTGAAGTCACCAGCAACAAGGAAAAGCTCGGCCCCTGGCCGGAAAAGAAGAAGAAGGCCTAG
- a CDS encoding ANTAR domain-containing response regulator, whose amino-acid sequence MTEQTESKPTSQPARRVIVAEDETLIRLDIIEILRGEGYDVVGEADNGEKAVQLAEELKPDLVLMDVKMPVMDGISAAEKIVKARIAPVVLLTAFSQKELVERARDAGAMAYVVKPFTPADLIPALEIALSRHEEIKALESEVSDLQEQFATRKLVERAKSLLTTKMGLTEPEAFRWIQKTSMDRRLSMREVAETIINQVN is encoded by the coding sequence GTGACTGAACAGACGGAGTCCAAGCCCACGTCCCAGCCGGCGCGCCGCGTCATTGTGGCAGAGGATGAAACCCTCATCCGCCTCGACATCATCGAGATCCTGCGCGGCGAAGGATATGACGTCGTGGGTGAGGCGGACAACGGCGAGAAGGCCGTCCAGCTCGCCGAGGAACTCAAGCCCGACCTGGTCCTCATGGACGTCAAGATGCCCGTCATGGACGGCATCTCCGCAGCGGAGAAGATCGTCAAGGCCCGCATCGCCCCCGTGGTGCTGCTGACCGCCTTCAGCCAGAAGGAACTGGTGGAGCGCGCCCGCGACGCCGGTGCAATGGCCTACGTGGTCAAGCCGTTCACCCCCGCAGACCTCATCCCGGCGCTGGAGATCGCACTCTCCCGCCACGAGGAAATCAAGGCCCTCGAGAGCGAAGTGTCGGACCTCCAGGAACAGTTCGCCACCCGCAAGCTCGTCGAACGCGCCAAGAGCCTGCTGACCACCAAGATGGGCCTGACCGAACCCGAGGCGTTCCGCTGGATCCAGAAGACCTCCATGGACCGGCGCCTCAGCATGCGCGAAGTCGCCGAGACCATCATCAACCAGGTCAACTAG